In one Winogradskyella sp. MH6 genomic region, the following are encoded:
- a CDS encoding GAF domain-containing protein, protein MHSDSKAVVSNAERVLKIAKENPILRDGFSDPSLFEKYEDEIAGILQDSFSPILTHNEIKTASIPLQDVVFNASERFKTILKDAGEDFELEIKNLPEDHNYIIACSIILKVCYGYDLSFKRPFFYEIPDKKGVMRYYKILYNADFIEITPNENAIKITPEDYDQLIDGFEDLELWKAKFPPNSYDFKGFVISNVFDVTDDQSISNIKSSLLGKGKRKDEAFMEDFHEIFRSLLGIKDINVGFSIYNKDDDSFVRVYGTGMTSYLLNELEASYCKDALCEWSYNRLLKEKKYFTISNVKNMYEDSDCDEPHIKVLYEQGIQSAIFAPIANDEGLMGILEIVSEQPRVLNSVNVNKLVDVMPFIVSAVERSKAEEENLVEAIIQKECTSIHSSVHWKFVQEARNYIKKQYQTGESPTFKKIAFDNVYPLFGQIDVKGSSNARNEATQKDLSLQLSLAEKILNKTLQKKSLPILEQIKFQVNEYCNDLRSNFKVDSEHAISVFLKDEVKPVFELIAQTEPDIKEDIEDYFSKIDEDLNVIYFYRKHYDDTVKLINTNMSSLLDEKQLEAQEMYPHFFERFKTDGVEHNMYIGESITKQDSFNTIYLYNLRLWQLQVMCEMENSYYQNQHEYPISLDVASMVLVFNQPLSIRFRMDEKRFDVDGTYNARYEVVKKRVDKAFIKGTEERITEKGKLTIVYSQKEDEDEYKRYISFLQSKNVLDKDMEVLELEDLQGVTGLKALRVSILYHNENDDKNFYTYNDLMETIKS, encoded by the coding sequence ATGCACTCCGATAGTAAAGCAGTGGTCTCTAATGCTGAGCGCGTATTAAAAATAGCTAAAGAAAACCCTATTTTAAGAGACGGTTTTAGCGATCCTTCTTTGTTTGAAAAGTACGAAGATGAAATAGCAGGTATCCTTCAAGATTCATTCAGTCCTATTTTAACTCATAACGAAATTAAGACGGCATCAATTCCTTTACAGGATGTGGTGTTTAATGCTTCCGAGCGCTTTAAAACGATTTTGAAAGATGCTGGTGAAGATTTCGAATTAGAAATTAAAAATCTTCCAGAGGATCATAATTATATTATTGCTTGTTCTATTATACTAAAGGTTTGTTATGGTTATGACCTAAGTTTTAAAAGGCCTTTTTTTTATGAAATTCCAGATAAAAAAGGCGTAATGCGTTATTATAAAATTCTGTATAATGCAGATTTTATAGAAATCACTCCAAATGAGAATGCTATAAAGATTACTCCTGAGGATTATGACCAACTCATAGATGGTTTTGAGGATTTAGAACTCTGGAAAGCAAAATTCCCACCAAATAGTTACGACTTCAAAGGATTTGTAATCTCAAATGTTTTTGATGTTACAGACGACCAATCTATATCTAACATAAAATCGTCTTTACTCGGTAAAGGCAAACGAAAAGACGAAGCCTTTATGGAAGATTTCCATGAAATTTTTCGTTCGCTTTTAGGGATAAAGGATATTAATGTTGGTTTTTCAATTTACAATAAGGATGACGATTCTTTCGTAAGGGTATATGGTACCGGAATGACAAGCTATCTTCTCAATGAGTTAGAAGCTTCTTACTGTAAAGATGCCTTATGTGAATGGTCTTATAATAGGTTGCTTAAAGAGAAGAAGTATTTTACTATTTCTAATGTAAAAAACATGTATGAGGATTCAGATTGTGATGAACCTCACATTAAAGTGTTGTATGAACAAGGTATACAAAGCGCCATCTTTGCACCAATTGCAAATGACGAAGGGTTGATGGGTATCTTAGAAATAGTATCTGAACAGCCAAGGGTTTTAAATAGTGTTAATGTTAATAAACTTGTGGATGTTATGCCTTTTATCGTTTCTGCTGTAGAACGATCAAAAGCAGAGGAAGAGAATTTAGTAGAAGCTATAATTCAGAAAGAATGTACTTCAATTCACTCTAGTGTACATTGGAAGTTTGTACAAGAGGCAAGAAATTATATCAAAAAACAATACCAAACTGGTGAATCACCAACGTTTAAGAAGATAGCTTTTGATAATGTATATCCATTATTTGGGCAAATAGATGTTAAAGGGTCTTCTAATGCAAGAAACGAGGCAACACAAAAAGATTTATCGCTTCAATTAAGTTTGGCAGAAAAAATATTGAATAAAACACTTCAGAAGAAGAGTCTACCTATTTTAGAGCAGATTAAATTTCAGGTAAATGAATACTGTAATGATTTAAGGTCAAATTTTAAAGTAGATAGCGAGCATGCAATCTCCGTTTTTTTGAAGGATGAGGTTAAACCTGTTTTTGAGTTGATTGCTCAAACCGAACCTGATATCAAAGAGGACATCGAAGACTATTTTAGTAAAATAGATGAAGATTTAAATGTTATTTATTTCTACAGAAAGCATTATGATGACACGGTAAAATTAATCAATACCAATATGTCCTCTTTACTTGATGAAAAACAGCTAGAAGCGCAAGAAATGTACCCTCATTTCTTTGAACGCTTTAAAACTGATGGTGTAGAGCATAATATGTATATAGGCGAATCTATTACTAAGCAAGATAGTTTTAATACGATTTACCTCTATAATCTAAGGTTGTGGCAGTTACAGGTAATGTGCGAAATGGAAAATTCGTATTATCAAAATCAACACGAATACCCGATAAGTTTAGATGTTGCTTCTATGGTATTGGTGTTTAATCAGCCGCTTTCAATTCGTTTTAGAATGGATGAAAAACGTTTTGATGTAGATGGTACTTATAACGCACGTTACGAAGTAGTTAAAAAGCGTGTAGATAAAGCTTTTATAAAAGGAACAGAAGAGCGAATTACCGAAAAAGGGAAGCTAACCATTGTCTATTCTCAAAAAGAGGATGAAGATGAATACAAAAGGTATATTAGCTTTCTGCAGTCTAAAAACGTCCTAGATAAAGACATGGAAGTTTTAGAGCTCGAAGACTTACAAGGTGTCACAGGATTAAAAGCATTAAGGGTAAGTATTCTGTATCATAATGAAAATGATGATAAGAACTTCTACACTTACAATGATTTAATGGAAACCATTAAATCATAA
- a CDS encoding glycoside hydrolase family 97 protein, which translates to MKFKYILPLFVLALYACSTEKEQILEVKSPNSEIAVNFNVNAKGKPFYTVMFNNKTVVDTSYLGFDFKDAEDFGENFKIKHTATSSFNETWQMPWGEQLDVVNNYNELKVELQENNEAARSMNIVFKVYDDGIGFRYEFPEQNGWTEALIKDEHTEFNLTEDYKTFWIPGDWDIYEHLYNTTKLSELDALQYANHNDLAQTYIPENAVNTPVTMVGEDGTHLSFHEAALLDYSGMTLKVDTENFDLKSNLVGSRNTDYKVKKTVPFHTPWRTIQITDNASELIESKLIVNLNEPNKLGDVSWFAPMKYTGVWWEMHLGKSSWDYGMTQNMSTWTDTGGAHGKHGATTENVKNFIDFSAKNNMKGVLVEGWNTGWEHWIGFEDREGVFDFVTPYPDYDLDEVTRYAKEKGVQIIMHHETSAATETYTKQQDTAYALMQKYGMHSVKSGYVGKILPKGEYHHGQYMVNHYNNAAIKAAEYEVAVNAHEPIKATGLRRTYPNIISREGLRGQEFNAWASDGGNPPEHLPIVAFTRMLSGPIDFTPGIFNIKFDEYKPDNQVNTTIAQQLALYVVIYSPIQMAADLVEHYEANPEPLQFIKDVGVDWQQTKVLNGEVGDYVTIARQERETGDWFVGGITDENARTLDLTFDFLDDNQKYEAIIYKDGENAHWDNNPLDITIEKIEVSKGSKLSLKLAEGGGFAISIKKI; encoded by the coding sequence ATGAAATTTAAATATATTTTACCTCTATTTGTTTTAGCGCTTTATGCTTGTTCAACAGAAAAGGAACAGATCCTAGAGGTCAAATCACCTAACTCTGAAATAGCTGTTAACTTTAATGTTAATGCAAAAGGAAAACCGTTTTACACTGTTATGTTTAACAATAAAACAGTTGTAGATACATCGTATTTAGGTTTCGATTTTAAGGATGCTGAAGACTTTGGCGAAAACTTCAAAATAAAGCATACAGCAACATCATCTTTTAACGAAACTTGGCAAATGCCTTGGGGTGAACAATTGGATGTAGTAAACAATTACAACGAGTTAAAAGTAGAACTTCAGGAAAATAATGAAGCTGCACGCTCAATGAACATTGTTTTCAAAGTATATGACGATGGTATTGGGTTCAGATATGAATTCCCTGAACAAAACGGTTGGACAGAAGCACTGATTAAAGATGAGCATACAGAGTTCAATTTAACCGAAGACTATAAAACGTTTTGGATTCCTGGTGATTGGGATATTTATGAGCATTTATATAATACAACAAAACTATCAGAATTGGATGCATTGCAATACGCTAACCATAATGACTTAGCGCAAACGTATATCCCAGAAAATGCGGTTAACACACCTGTGACAATGGTTGGTGAAGATGGCACGCATTTAAGTTTTCATGAAGCCGCTTTATTAGATTATTCAGGAATGACTTTGAAGGTTGATACTGAAAATTTTGACTTAAAAAGTAACCTTGTTGGTTCTAGAAACACAGACTACAAAGTTAAAAAAACAGTGCCTTTTCACACTCCTTGGAGAACCATTCAAATCACTGATAATGCATCAGAATTAATAGAGTCAAAACTTATTGTGAACTTGAACGAACCAAACAAGTTAGGAGATGTGTCGTGGTTTGCACCAATGAAATATACAGGTGTTTGGTGGGAAATGCACTTAGGGAAATCCTCATGGGACTATGGTATGACACAGAATATGAGTACTTGGACAGACACAGGAGGAGCACACGGTAAACACGGAGCTACAACTGAAAACGTTAAGAATTTTATAGACTTCTCAGCAAAAAACAACATGAAAGGTGTTTTGGTTGAAGGCTGGAATACAGGTTGGGAACACTGGATTGGTTTTGAGGATAGAGAAGGAGTATTCGATTTTGTGACGCCATATCCAGATTACGATTTAGACGAGGTAACACGATATGCCAAAGAAAAAGGTGTTCAAATTATCATGCACCACGAGACATCTGCAGCAACAGAAACTTATACAAAACAACAAGATACAGCTTATGCTTTAATGCAGAAATATGGTATGCATTCGGTGAAATCGGGTTACGTTGGTAAGATTCTTCCAAAAGGAGAATACCATCACGGACAGTATATGGTAAATCACTATAACAATGCAGCTATAAAGGCAGCGGAATATGAAGTTGCAGTTAATGCGCACGAGCCGATTAAAGCAACAGGTTTACGTAGAACTTATCCAAATATCATTTCTCGTGAAGGTTTAAGAGGTCAAGAATTTAATGCCTGGGCTAGTGATGGTGGTAATCCGCCAGAGCATTTGCCAATTGTAGCTTTTACAAGAATGTTGTCTGGTCCTATAGATTTTACACCTGGTATTTTCAATATTAAGTTTGATGAATACAAACCAGACAATCAAGTAAACACCACTATTGCTCAGCAATTAGCTTTGTATGTGGTGATTTATAGTCCTATACAAATGGCTGCTGATTTAGTAGAGCATTACGAAGCGAATCCAGAGCCACTTCAATTTATAAAAGATGTTGGTGTAGATTGGCAACAAACCAAAGTGTTAAATGGCGAAGTTGGAGATTATGTAACTATAGCAAGACAAGAACGTGAAACAGGTGATTGGTTTGTTGGTGGTATTACAGATGAAAACGCAAGAACTTTAGATTTAACGTTTGACTTTTTAGATGATAACCAAAAGTACGAAGCTATCATCTACAAAGATGGAGAAAATGCACATTGGGATAATAATCCATTAGATATAACAATTGAAAAAATAGAGGTTTCTAAAGGTTCTAAATTAAGTCTAAAATTAGCTGAAGGTGGTGGTTTTGCTATAAGTATAAAGAAGATTTAG
- a CDS encoding alpha-amylase family glycosyl hydrolase, with translation MYKYFLVTIIAFSMLSCKENRTVVEEKPKAPFVWEGANLYFLLTDRFNNGDTSNDVNFNRTNETGKLRGFEGGDIKGITQKIKEGYFTDLGINAIWMTPIVEQIHGGTDEGTGVTYGFHGYWAKDWTSIDPNFGTKEDLHELVKEAHARGIRIVLDAVINHTGPVTEKDPVWPEEWVRTDVQCTYDNYEHTVSCTLVKNLPDIRTESNENVELPPQLVEKWKAEGRFEQEVKELDEFFERTGHPRAPRFYIMKWLTDYITEFGVDGYRCDTVKHTEAYVWEEFKKECDYAFAEFKKNNPEKVMDDNDFYLVGEVYNYGISGGKMFDYGDKKVNYYDDMFNAQINFEFKWNAKGNGYEELFKRYSGILNNELKGFGVLNYLSSHDDGDPFDPKREKPFETANKLLLSPGTSQVYYGDESARSLVIEGTQGDATLRSFMNWDAVKSDIKTKEVLEHWQKLGKFRERHPSIGAGTHQMITQEPYLFYRSYQKGDFNDLVVIGLDLDKGEKIIDVSKIYEEGTVLRDAYSGETATVENGKITINSDFNIVLIEKE, from the coding sequence ATGTACAAATATTTTTTAGTAACCATTATAGCTTTTTCAATGCTTAGCTGTAAAGAAAATAGAACTGTAGTCGAAGAAAAACCAAAGGCGCCATTTGTTTGGGAAGGAGCGAATCTCTATTTTTTGTTAACCGATAGGTTCAATAATGGGGATACATCAAACGATGTTAACTTCAATAGAACAAATGAAACAGGAAAATTGCGTGGTTTTGAAGGTGGCGACATCAAAGGGATTACACAAAAAATAAAAGAAGGCTATTTTACCGATTTGGGCATCAATGCCATTTGGATGACACCAATCGTAGAGCAAATCCATGGAGGAACAGACGAAGGAACAGGAGTCACTTACGGTTTTCATGGTTATTGGGCAAAAGATTGGACAAGTATAGATCCAAATTTTGGTACTAAAGAAGATTTACACGAATTGGTAAAAGAAGCGCATGCTAGAGGCATTCGTATTGTGTTGGATGCAGTGATTAATCACACAGGTCCTGTAACAGAAAAAGACCCAGTTTGGCCAGAAGAATGGGTGCGTACAGATGTACAGTGCACTTATGATAATTATGAACATACCGTAAGTTGTACTTTGGTGAAAAACCTACCAGACATCAGAACTGAAAGCAATGAAAATGTAGAGTTACCTCCGCAACTGGTTGAAAAATGGAAAGCTGAAGGACGTTTTGAGCAAGAAGTAAAAGAGTTAGACGAGTTTTTCGAAAGAACTGGCCACCCAAGAGCACCACGTTTTTATATCATGAAGTGGCTTACAGATTACATCACCGAGTTTGGTGTTGATGGTTATAGATGCGATACAGTAAAACATACCGAAGCCTATGTGTGGGAAGAATTCAAAAAAGAGTGTGATTATGCTTTTGCGGAATTCAAAAAGAACAATCCAGAAAAAGTTATGGATGATAATGATTTTTATCTGGTAGGTGAAGTTTATAACTACGGCATCAGTGGAGGAAAAATGTTTGATTATGGTGATAAAAAAGTGAACTATTATGATGATATGTTCAATGCGCAAATCAATTTCGAATTCAAATGGAATGCTAAAGGAAATGGTTACGAAGAATTATTCAAACGTTATTCAGGTATTTTAAATAACGAGTTGAAAGGGTTTGGTGTATTAAATTATTTAAGCTCTCATGATGATGGTGATCCATTCGATCCTAAAAGGGAAAAACCATTTGAGACCGCTAACAAATTACTGTTATCTCCAGGAACATCACAAGTATATTATGGTGATGAATCTGCAAGATCTTTAGTGATTGAAGGCACTCAAGGTGATGCAACCTTACGTTCGTTTATGAATTGGGATGCTGTAAAATCAGATATAAAAACAAAAGAAGTCCTAGAACACTGGCAAAAATTGGGTAAATTTAGAGAGCGTCATCCGTCTATTGGAGCTGGTACTCACCAGATGATAACTCAAGAACCGTATCTGTTTTATAGAAGTTATCAAAAAGGTGACTTTAATGATTTGGTTGTTATAGGTTTAGATTTAGATAAAGGCGAGAAAATTATTGATGTATCCAAAATTTATGAAGAAGGCACTGTATTGAGAGATGCTTATTCAGGTGAAACAGCAACCGTAGAAAATGGAAAAATTACTATTAATTCAGATTTTAATATCGTACTCATCGAAAAAGAATAA